A genomic segment from Pseudoduganella chitinolytica encodes:
- a CDS encoding aspartate aminotransferase family protein has translation MTTTPIVPVLPDTQALQRLDAAHFLHPFTDHRALAEKGVRVMVRGDGIYLWDSEGRKVLDAMSGLWCVNVGYGRTSITQAVTRQMDTLPFYNSFFNTTTIPAVQLAAKLARIAPEGFRHVFYTGSGSEANDTNVRMVRRYWDLLGQPDRTVIVSRHNAYHGSTMAGASLGGMSGMHVQGGLPIPGIVHINQPSYADHGMGMTPEEFGVHAASWLEERIKELGPDKVAAFIGEPIQGAGGVIIPPVTYWPEIRRICDKYDILLIADEVITGFGRLGKWFASEQFGIGPDLITFAKGVTSGYVPLGGVLVSDKVAQVLVAGGDFNHGFTYSGHPVACAAALENIRIIEEEKLLEQVAHDTAPYLKARFASLAAHPLVGTAESCGFVAGLNLVRRKAGNVHYQVKFDPSLGVGMICRGHMFDNGIIMRAVGDRMIIAPPLVMTRAQIDEMIGLIRLCLDRTLDDLERRGWMG, from the coding sequence ATGACAACGACTCCCATCGTGCCGGTCCTGCCGGACACGCAGGCGCTGCAACGCCTCGACGCCGCCCATTTCCTCCATCCGTTCACGGATCACCGGGCGCTGGCCGAAAAGGGCGTGCGCGTGATGGTGCGGGGCGACGGCATCTATTTGTGGGATTCGGAAGGGCGCAAGGTGCTCGATGCGATGTCGGGCCTGTGGTGCGTCAACGTCGGCTACGGTCGCACCAGCATCACGCAGGCGGTGACGCGGCAGATGGACACGCTGCCGTTCTATAACAGCTTCTTCAACACGACGACGATCCCGGCGGTGCAACTGGCCGCCAAGCTGGCGCGCATCGCGCCGGAAGGCTTCCGCCACGTGTTCTATACCGGCTCCGGCTCGGAGGCGAACGACACCAACGTGCGCATGGTGCGGCGCTACTGGGACCTTCTGGGGCAGCCGGACCGCACCGTCATCGTCAGCCGCCACAATGCCTATCACGGCAGCACGATGGCGGGGGCTTCGCTGGGTGGCATGAGCGGCATGCACGTGCAGGGCGGCCTGCCGATTCCCGGCATCGTCCACATCAACCAGCCCAGCTACGCCGACCATGGCATGGGCATGACGCCGGAGGAATTCGGCGTGCATGCGGCGTCCTGGCTGGAGGAGCGCATCAAGGAACTGGGGCCGGACAAGGTGGCCGCCTTCATCGGCGAACCGATCCAGGGCGCCGGCGGCGTCATCATCCCGCCCGTCACGTACTGGCCGGAGATCCGCCGCATCTGCGACAAGTACGACATCCTGCTGATCGCCGACGAAGTCATCACGGGCTTCGGCCGGCTGGGTAAATGGTTCGCTTCCGAGCAGTTCGGCATCGGGCCTGACCTGATCACGTTCGCCAAGGGCGTCACCTCCGGCTACGTGCCGCTGGGTGGCGTGCTGGTCAGCGACAAGGTGGCGCAGGTGCTGGTCGCCGGCGGCGACTTCAATCACGGCTTTACGTATTCGGGCCATCCGGTGGCCTGCGCGGCCGCGCTGGAGAATATCCGCATCATCGAGGAAGAAAAGCTGCTGGAGCAGGTGGCGCACGACACGGCGCCGTACCTGAAGGCGCGCTTTGCCAGCCTGGCGGCGCATCCGCTGGTGGGCACGGCCGAGAGCTGCGGCTTTGTCGCCGGCTTGAACCTGGTGCGGCGCAAGGCCGGCAACGTGCACTACCAGGTCAAGTTCGATCCGAGCCTGGGCGTGGGCATGATCTGCCGCGGCCACATGTTCGACAACGGCATCATCATGCGGGCGGTGGGCGATCGCATGATCATCGCGCCGCCGCTCGTCATGACGCGCGCGCAGATCGACGAGATGATCGGCCTGATACGGTTGTGCCTGGACCGTACGCTGGACGACCTGGAGCGGCGCGGCTGGATGGGGTGA
- a CDS encoding glutamine synthetase family protein encodes MAIRENFTYTDMDEWLNEKRVTEIECLVPDLTGVARGKILPRVKFTEDRGMRIPEAVLGMTVTGNSPVDDPAYDRAISRTDRDMILKADPTTITMVPWASDPTAQVIHDCYFADGRLVDFAPRSVLRRVLKLYADKGWKPVVAPELEFYLTAKISDPDLPLRAPVGRSGRAETSRQVYSIDAVNEFDPLFEDIYDYCDMMGLDVDTLIHEIGAGQMEINFLHGEPLGLADKVFFFKRTLREAALKHEMYATFMAKPMAGEPGSAMHIHQSVVDAETGWNIFSNQDGSPSPLFKHYIGGLQRYMPSALAIVAPYVNSYRRLVRHTAAPINIQWGMDNRTVGFRVPESGVQDRRVENRIIGSDANPYLALAVTLACGYLGMTEQLEPTAITTGSAYEMEYELPQGLPEALQRLRGEDKLREVLGERFIDVYAAIKDLEHQEFMTVISPWEREHLLLHV; translated from the coding sequence ATGGCTATCCGCGAGAACTTTACCTATACCGACATGGATGAGTGGCTCAATGAAAAGCGAGTCACCGAAATCGAATGCCTGGTGCCGGACCTGACCGGCGTCGCGCGCGGCAAGATCCTTCCCCGCGTCAAATTCACCGAAGACCGCGGCATGCGCATTCCCGAGGCCGTGCTGGGCATGACCGTCACCGGCAATTCCCCCGTCGACGATCCCGCCTACGACCGCGCGATCTCGCGCACCGACCGCGACATGATCCTGAAGGCCGACCCCACCACCATCACGATGGTGCCGTGGGCCTCCGATCCCACCGCGCAGGTGATCCACGACTGCTATTTCGCCGATGGCCGGCTGGTCGACTTCGCGCCCCGTTCCGTGTTGCGCCGCGTGCTGAAGCTGTATGCGGACAAGGGCTGGAAGCCCGTCGTGGCGCCCGAGCTGGAGTTCTACCTGACCGCCAAGATCTCCGATCCGGACCTGCCGCTGCGCGCGCCGGTGGGGCGGAGCGGCCGCGCCGAGACGTCGCGCCAGGTCTACAGCATCGACGCCGTCAACGAATTCGATCCGCTGTTCGAGGACATCTACGACTATTGCGACATGATGGGCCTGGACGTCGATACCCTGATCCACGAGATCGGCGCCGGCCAGATGGAAATCAACTTCCTGCATGGCGAGCCGCTCGGCCTGGCCGACAAGGTGTTCTTCTTCAAGCGCACGTTGCGCGAGGCGGCGCTGAAGCATGAGATGTACGCCACCTTCATGGCCAAGCCAATGGCGGGCGAGCCCGGGTCGGCGATGCACATCCACCAGAGCGTGGTGGACGCGGAAACGGGCTGGAACATCTTCAGCAACCAGGACGGCTCGCCGTCGCCCCTGTTCAAGCACTATATCGGCGGCTTGCAGCGCTACATGCCTTCGGCGCTGGCGATCGTGGCGCCGTACGTGAATTCGTACCGCCGGCTGGTGCGCCACACGGCGGCGCCGATCAATATCCAGTGGGGCATGGACAACCGCACCGTCGGCTTCCGCGTGCCGGAATCGGGCGTGCAGGACCGCCGCGTGGAAAACCGCATCATCGGCTCCGACGCCAATCCCTACCTGGCCCTGGCCGTCACGCTGGCCTGCGGCTACCTGGGCATGACGGAGCAGCTGGAGCCAACCGCGATCACGACCGGCAGCGCCTACGAGATGGAATACGAGCTGCCGCAAGGCCTGCCCGAGGCGTTGCAGCGCCTGCGCGGCGAGGACAAGCTGCGCGAGGTGCTGGGCGAACGCTTCATCGACGTCTACGCCGCCATCAAGGACCTGGAACACCAGGAATTCATGACCGTGATCAGCCCCTGGGAGCGCGAGCACCTGCTGCTGCACGTCTAA
- a CDS encoding gamma-glutamyl-gamma-aminobutyrate hydrolase family protein produces MRRPIVLVPACTRQIGHFPNHAAQNKYVNAVALGAKCMPLILPALAELTDMEAVLAVADGVMLTGSASNVHADLYGQPIRNPALPLDAARDATTLPLIRAAVKRGIPLLGICRGFQEINVALGGTLHQAVQELPGMMDHRDREDDSLDVQYGPAHPIRLTPGGKFAQMLGNPEEIMVNSLHGQGVDVLAPGLTVEAVAHDGLVEAYTVDAAQGFTLAVQWHPEWRITENPDSMKMFLAFGNACREYQARRQERG; encoded by the coding sequence ATGCGCCGTCCTATCGTTCTCGTTCCTGCCTGCACCCGGCAGATTGGGCACTTTCCCAATCATGCCGCGCAAAACAAGTACGTCAACGCCGTCGCGCTGGGCGCGAAGTGCATGCCGCTGATCCTGCCTGCCCTGGCCGAGTTGACGGACATGGAAGCGGTGCTGGCGGTGGCCGATGGCGTCATGCTGACCGGTTCGGCCTCCAACGTCCATGCGGACCTGTACGGCCAGCCGATCCGCAATCCGGCCTTGCCGCTGGATGCGGCGCGCGATGCGACGACCCTGCCGCTGATCCGGGCCGCCGTCAAGCGCGGGATTCCGCTGCTGGGCATCTGCCGCGGCTTCCAGGAGATCAACGTGGCGCTGGGCGGCACCTTGCACCAGGCCGTGCAGGAACTGCCAGGCATGATGGACCACCGCGACCGCGAGGACGACTCGCTGGACGTGCAGTACGGTCCCGCGCATCCGATCCGGCTGACCCCGGGCGGCAAGTTCGCGCAAATGCTGGGCAACCCGGAAGAGATCATGGTGAACTCGCTGCACGGGCAGGGCGTGGACGTGCTGGCGCCCGGCCTCACCGTGGAAGCGGTGGCGCACGACGGGCTGGTGGAGGCCTATACTGTGGATGCGGCCCAGGGTTTTACCTTGGCGGTGCAGTGGCACCCCGAGTGGCGCATCACGGAAAACCCCGACTCCATGAAGATGTTCCTGGCATTCGGCAACGCGTGCCGCGAATACCAGGCCAGGCGCCAGGAGCGGGGCTGA
- a CDS encoding MFS transporter — translation MKNLPWRDFSALVLSIGIVGLGLGATMPLTALVLDARGAGTRIIGLVTAASALGILGVAPFVTGWVARFGPRRTMMGGVWVAALATAAMQLTDAVWLWCLLRALFGAALGVLFTIGEAWVNRIAPDRSRGRVVALYTTSFTLFQLAGPALVALLNGKLAWPFAACALLFVVALPGLALLNGTRLPAQEEAHARWQDVLPRMPMIALGAAFFALFDTLILALLPVYAMRQGIVTELALLSVTVVLVGDTALQFAMGALADRFGRFRVHVGCGIAVCLLLPLLPLAAGIAWLWWTLLLALGAAAGAIYMLALVACGERFTGGALTTASAVVNASWGIASAAGPLATGALMQGLGMHALPGVLFVACAVFLGSAWWEWRGRLR, via the coding sequence ATGAAGAACCTGCCCTGGCGTGACTTCTCCGCCCTCGTCCTCAGCATCGGCATCGTCGGCCTCGGCCTTGGCGCCACCATGCCCCTGACGGCGCTCGTGCTGGATGCGCGCGGCGCCGGCACGCGGATCATCGGCCTCGTCACGGCCGCCAGCGCGCTGGGTATCCTCGGTGTCGCCCCGTTCGTCACCGGCTGGGTCGCCCGCTTCGGCCCGCGCCGCACGATGATGGGCGGCGTGTGGGTGGCCGCCCTCGCCACGGCGGCCATGCAGTTGACGGACGCCGTCTGGCTGTGGTGCCTGTTGCGCGCCCTGTTCGGTGCCGCGCTGGGCGTGCTGTTTACGATCGGCGAGGCCTGGGTCAACCGTATCGCCCCGGACCGGTCGCGCGGCCGCGTCGTCGCGCTGTACACGACGAGCTTCACGCTGTTCCAGCTGGCCGGGCCCGCCCTGGTCGCCCTGCTGAACGGGAAGCTGGCCTGGCCGTTCGCCGCCTGTGCCCTGTTGTTCGTCGTGGCGCTGCCCGGCCTTGCGCTGCTGAACGGCACACGCTTGCCGGCGCAAGAGGAAGCGCACGCACGCTGGCAGGATGTGCTGCCGCGCATGCCGATGATCGCGCTGGGCGCCGCGTTCTTTGCGCTGTTCGATACGCTGATCCTCGCGCTGCTGCCCGTGTATGCGATGCGCCAGGGGATCGTGACGGAGCTGGCGCTGCTGTCGGTGACCGTGGTCTTGGTGGGCGACACGGCGCTGCAGTTCGCGATGGGCGCCCTGGCCGACCGCTTCGGCCGCTTTCGCGTGCACGTCGGCTGCGGCATCGCCGTCTGCCTGCTGCTGCCGCTGCTGCCGCTGGCGGCCGGCATTGCCTGGCTGTGGTGGACCCTGCTGCTGGCGCTGGGCGCGGCCGCCGGTGCCATCTACATGCTGGCGCTGGTCGCCTGCGGCGAGCGTTTTACCGGCGGCGCGCTGACCACCGCCTCGGCCGTCGTCAATGCCTCATGGGGCATCGCCAGCGCAGCCGGACCGCTGGCGACGGGGGCATTGATGCAGGGGCTGGGCATGCATGCGCTGCCGGGGGTGTTGTTCGTGGCGTGCGCCGTGTTCCTGGGCAGTGCGTGGTGGGAGTGGCGCGGCCGGCTGCGTTGA
- a CDS encoding ATP-binding protein: MLERVRRWLPSHVLPYSLQGRLILVMAVGVLLTQLAGNVIWAAQRRAEARDEARTAAQHVAHSASSAVRFFLSLPPNYRPLIIQQFREMGGTRFLVNINRGPLPVRALAGQELADAALAQLRATLKEDLPNTPDLRIAFAWPERLPVGDDGVTLADLPETWTQHIMLARPAPVLLIQVELDPGHWLYLATLMPNPYFLESGNPLTRDRLLLQALSLAAVLLVTVGVVRWITRPLAALSEAATAFGRGENPPALPEAGSREFVTTARAFEDMRKRIQRYMEDRERLFVSISHDLRTPIMRLKLRSELLDEDELRNEFHDDLDELDMMVKGALQTVKDSDIHENATEVRLDALLGRMVRDAQLAGHAVTYTPSNLTVTAKPLALKRAIGNLLNNALHYGERVELAVREATGNIEIVVRDHGPGVPEQALAELAQPYVRLEHGRTRNGSGMGLGLSIARGIVHAHGGELLLANAADGGFQATIVLPGGVFSAA, from the coding sequence ATGCTTGAACGGGTGCGCCGCTGGCTGCCCAGCCACGTGCTGCCGTATTCGCTGCAGGGCCGGCTGATCCTCGTGATGGCGGTCGGCGTGCTGCTGACGCAACTGGCCGGCAACGTCATCTGGGCCGCGCAGCGCCGCGCCGAGGCGCGCGACGAGGCCCGCACGGCGGCGCAGCACGTGGCGCACAGCGCCTCCAGTGCGGTGCGCTTCTTCCTCAGCCTGCCGCCGAACTACCGTCCCCTGATCATCCAGCAGTTCCGCGAGATGGGCGGCACGCGCTTCCTCGTCAACATCAACCGGGGGCCGTTGCCCGTGCGTGCGCTGGCCGGCCAGGAACTGGCCGATGCCGCGCTGGCGCAGCTGCGTGCCACGCTCAAGGAAGACCTGCCGAACACGCCCGACCTGCGCATCGCGTTCGCGTGGCCGGAGCGCCTGCCCGTGGGCGACGACGGCGTCACGCTGGCCGACCTGCCGGAAACGTGGACACAGCACATCATGCTGGCGCGGCCGGCACCGGTGCTGCTGATCCAGGTCGAGCTGGACCCCGGCCATTGGCTGTACCTGGCGACGCTGATGCCGAATCCCTACTTCCTCGAGTCGGGCAATCCGCTGACGCGTGACCGGCTGCTGCTGCAGGCCCTGTCGCTGGCCGCGGTGCTGCTGGTGACCGTGGGCGTGGTGCGCTGGATCACGCGGCCGCTGGCGGCGCTGTCGGAGGCGGCGACGGCGTTCGGCCGGGGCGAGAACCCGCCGGCGCTGCCGGAAGCGGGCAGCCGCGAGTTCGTCACGACGGCACGCGCGTTCGAGGACATGCGCAAGCGCATCCAGCGCTACATGGAAGACCGGGAGCGGCTGTTCGTTTCGATCTCGCACGACCTGCGCACGCCGATCATGCGCCTGAAGCTGCGCTCGGAACTGCTCGACGAGGACGAACTGCGCAACGAGTTCCACGACGACCTGGACGAACTGGACATGATGGTCAAGGGCGCGCTGCAGACGGTCAAGGACAGCGACATCCATGAAAACGCGACCGAGGTGCGGCTCGATGCGCTGCTGGGCCGCATGGTGCGCGATGCCCAGCTGGCAGGCCACGCGGTGACGTACACGCCATCGAACCTGACGGTCACGGCGAAACCGCTGGCGCTCAAGCGTGCCATCGGCAACCTGCTGAACAACGCGCTGCACTACGGCGAGCGGGTCGAGCTGGCGGTGCGGGAAGCAACGGGCAATATCGAGATCGTCGTGCGCGACCACGGCCCGGGCGTGCCCGAGCAGGCCCTGGCCGAACTGGCCCAGCCCTACGTCCGCCTGGAGCACGGCCGCACCCGCAATGGCAGCGGCATGGGCCTGGGCCTGTCGATCGCGCGCGGCATCGTGCACGCGCACGGCGGCGAGCTGCTGCTGGCCAATGCGGCCGATGGCGGGTTCCAGGCAACCATCGTGTTGCCGGGTGGAGTCTTCAGCGCGGCGTGA